One segment of Anopheles stephensi strain Indian chromosome 3, UCI_ANSTEP_V1.0, whole genome shotgun sequence DNA contains the following:
- the LOC118513475 gene encoding uncharacterized protein LOC118513475, with the protein MCSYAEHSGNQRDNMCWCFEEISLMLLVQRILMYLWYRLLLKMFPRLSVLPNCHECSPRRSLPCGQLADEYWKASYFSRTLQQTQGHLYDNKLQQAFPPAGFCKHIPSEPPAYEEAIMPYEEDLLEEENFNFNCSDISHVYQSTFLDEYDECLLAEADIAWDMPVPDPKPKDQCQLDEEISLLLNDYYIDDDLDDHLQMAAYETAIGNSFFGDSWME; encoded by the exons ATGTGCAGCTACGCCGAACACAGTGGCAATCAGCGTGACAACATGTGCTGGTGCTTCGAGGAAATCAGCCTCATGCTGTTGGTGCAACGAATCCTGATGTATCTGTGGTATCGGCTACTGCTGAAGATGTTTCCCCGGCTGAGCGTACTGCCGAACTGCCACGAATGCTCGCCCCGGCGCAGCCTTCCCTGCGGTCAGCTAGCCGACGAGTACTGGAAGGCATCGTACTTCTCGCGCACCCTACAACAAACGCAAGGTCATCTGTACGATAACAAACTGCAGCAAGCGTTCCCACCGGCCGGATTCTG tAAACACATCCCATCGGAACCACCAGCATACGAGGAAGCGATCATGCCATACGAGGAGGACCTCTTGGAGGAGGAAAACTTTAACTTCAACTGTAGCGACATTAGCCACGTGTATCAGAGCACCTTTCTGGATGAGTACGACGAGTGTCTGCTGGCGGAGGCGGATATTGCGTGGGATATGCCCGTGCCCGATCCGAAACCAAAGGACCAATGTCAGTTGGATGAGGAAATTTCGCTTCTCCTGAACGATTACTACATCGACGACGATTTGGACGATCACCTACAAATGGCAGCGTACGAGACGGCGATCGGGAACAGCTTTTTCGGTGATTCGTGGATGGAGTAA